In Terriglobia bacterium, a single window of DNA contains:
- a CDS encoding nuclear transport factor 2 family protein produces MTPDEFRSWMNDYKRAWETRDPELAASLFAEFAVYQEAPYRDPLRGRATVRAYWEHIPRTQENVRFEFEVLAAAGETGFAHWWASFRRIPSGKRVHLDGIAAVTLDGEGKCRLFREWWHKREV; encoded by the coding sequence ATGACCCCCGACGAGTTCCGCTCCTGGATGAACGACTACAAGCGGGCCTGGGAGACGCGGGACCCCGAGCTCGCGGCCTCGCTCTTCGCCGAGTTCGCGGTCTACCAGGAGGCGCCGTATCGCGACCCGTTGCGCGGCCGGGCGACCGTTCGCGCGTACTGGGAGCACATCCCCCGCACGCAGGAGAACGTCCGTTTCGAATTCGAGGTGCTGGCGGCGGCCGGGGAGACCGGGTTCGCGCACTGGTGGGCGTCGTTCCGCAGGATCCCCTCGGGCAAGCGCGTTCACCTCGACGGGATTGCGGCGGTCACCCTCGACGGGGAAGGGAAGTGCCGTCTCTTCCGGGAGTGGTGGCACAAGCGAGAGGTCTAG